Proteins found in one Pieris napi chromosome 11, ilPieNapi1.2, whole genome shotgun sequence genomic segment:
- the LOC125053984 gene encoding 60S acidic ribosomal protein P2, which translates to MRYVAAYLLAVLGGKASPAAADIEKILSSVGIEADSEKLKNVISKLEGKTVDDLIAEGREKLSSMPAGGAAPAAAAAAAPAAAAEEKKEEKEAKKEESESEDEDMGFGLFD; encoded by the exons ATGCGTTACGTGGCCGCGTATTTGTTAGCCGTTTTGGGCGGTAAGGCGTCACCAGCCGCAGCTGATATCGAAAAGATCCTCAGCTCAGTCGGTATCGAAGCTGACTCCGAGAAACTGAAGAATGTTATCTCGAAGTTGGAGGGCAAGACTGTCGATGACTTGATCGCTGaag GGCGTGAGAAGCTCTCTTCGATGCCAGCTGGTGGTGCAGCGCCGGCCGCTGCTGCAGCTGCTGCCCCTGCTGCTGCTGCTGAGGAAAAGAAAG AAGAGAAAGAGGCAAAGAAGGAAGAGTCTGAATCTGAGGATGAGGACATGGGCTTCGGTCTCTTTGACTAG